From the Oncorhynchus kisutch isolate 150728-3 linkage group LG27, Okis_V2, whole genome shotgun sequence genome, the window agccccatctTAATAATGTTTGGTATATAGATTTTCTGGACCAATATATACATCTAAAAACAATATCTAAAGACACCCCAGTgggggaaaaagtacccaattgtcatacctgagtaaaagtaaagataccttcatagaaaatgactcaagtaaaagtcgcCCAGTAACATcctatttgagtaaaagtctaaaagtatttggttatacatatacttaagtatcaaaagtaaatggaattgctcaaatatacttaagtatcaaaagtaagagtataaataatttcaaattccttatattaagcaaaccagacagcaccattttattgttttttaaatgtatagatagccaggggcacgctccaacacaaacataatttacaaacaaagtatgtgtttagtgagtccgccagatcagaggcagtcgggatgaccagggacatTTTCTTgatgtgtgtgaattagaccattttcctctCCTGCTAATCATtaaaatgtaaggagtacttttgggtgtcataaATAGTgaagtaatgtacagataccccccaaaactactttTTTACttaattaagtactttacaccactgagaaatccacaacactcacacacagtagATTATACAGTGTAAGCAAACCCATGTAGATTGTGGCATGCTACAGcattcttcctctttctcttcatTGCTCACAagcacacgtgtacacacacctATGACAGACATTGATGGCTGTGGAATGTGTTTACAAAGTATTTATGAAACCTTTCCGTTTTCACAATTAcgttcaaatcagcattgaaaaaagccGAAAATACACGTGTTTCCGCTTGAGTCTGAGATCACTATGTTGACACACCAAAAGTGTTTGATGATGGGTCGTGGTAAAAGAGCAGGCATGGGCTTTTGTTGGCTACAGTGCAAGCAAGCTACGTCTTCCAATGGTGCTACTGCTGTCGCCATCCAAAGATTATACCATTTAAATAAGCACAAGGCGGTAAAGAAGACAACAGTGGTGTAGCCCACAGGCCATACCGAAATCACTTATTAATGTTATCTACATagtgcattgatgtgaatcacactggtGCTCTCTCATTTCGCTATttgccttacggattgtggttgttgtggatgtctGTTCACACGTGTATatgtgtattttaacccaataatGGTGGAAATGAAGAAGTCTAAATTgactatcaatcattgtttttgtgaCCAGttgacagccagtgaaaaatgcgctcttgcaacagctgcatataTAATGCCGATCCCAGCCAATGGAATACAAGTTTAAAGGAGTTCCTCCATTCTAAACTCCTCCATGGTATTGTGCTCCATACTGTCAAAACTAGTTGAATTGAAGGAGACCACAAGTGGGGATTTTATTGCACAATATAATTCGTGttgataaaaaaaacatgtccATAGGTCAAATGAACACATGCTCACACTAGCGCACTTTTAGTAGACGTAATTAAATTAAACAGCTGCAAATGATCGAAATATCAAAGTGCCACCAACAAAAACGTAAATAATAGGCCTATAAATGCAGCATATGCATTCATTTTtcggtagtgctcaaagcatgcgaTTCCATGAGAGCAGCATTTCTTTTTAAACTCGAAGCAacgagcccaatcagtcctctaTGACAACACAATCATAATCAACAAGTCCTTCGTTtttgggttatgctcaggtaaaacaatttggctcaTCTATATTTCCATAtatccaagtcctattcttgaagatgaAGGGGTATTAAGATAATTGGAATGACTGAAAATCTGCCAGACTTTGGTTTTAAAAGTAAAGATTTAGCGAAATCGTATTATTATCTGTATTGCAGTAGAAAGCAATgtgttagaagaagcctacataaccaacccataaagtcaaATATAACATCCACATATGGTGGGCTATTTAAACTCTAACATCCTGCAATAGATGACATTCAATTGGTAATATTCATTTGTTGTCCTCTTCTAGTGCTACTTAAGGGGAAAGTAAACTAAAAGGaacaaagtaatcagattactttACTGAGTtggggtaatccaaaagttacctTACAAATGAAAGTGTTTGGACAGGTAACTACTAACTGTAACAgactacatttagaaagtaacctagcCAACCCTGATGTCAACATTGAGTATGTCTCATTTCACACAAAGGAAGTTAATAGTCCAGAGGTGGAAAACTTTACCAGGTTACAAGCTTAGTTGAgttatttgtcattgttgtttcaGTATTTCAGAGCAATATTACAGTCaatattattaatgttattattataataatcatTATTGAAATGGTTTCCTGTATTTTTGTACAATGGCATTATTCTGTGTAGGAATAAAGTATTTCTAAATATACAATGGATTTCTTATTCTTTCCAAGGTTGACCCCATAACCCTTGCTTCACCTCTGCTGGGTTGGGAGTCCTATATCTCACCATCATaggggcggcagagtagcctagtggttagagcattggactagtaactgaaaggttcaaatccccgagctgacaaggtacaaaatctgtcgttctgcccttgaacaggcagttaacccactgttcctaggccgtcattgaaaataagaatttgttcttaactgacttgcctagttaaataaaggtaaaataaaaataaataaaaaatcattcaTCTACATTGACCTGAAACAGGAAAGAAAACACAAGAAAGTGGGATTTTGCTTTCGCATGTCCACTTCTTTCAGATCAATGCAGAAATAGAGGCGAGAGTTGTAAATGAAGACTGTTGTAAATATACCCATGGAGACGGTCCTTTTCAGCTCGAGTTGTTTTACAGGTGTTATAGTGCTCCCTACAGGTTGGATATATAAATACAAGAACATGGAGCAAAAGGTGTTCAGTTCACACTTTTCATCTCAAGAGGGCATCACACTCCTTCACACTATTCATCTCAAGAGGGCATCACACTCCTTCACACTATTCATCTCAAGAGGGCATCACACTCCTTCACACTATTCATCTCAAGAGGGCATCACACTCCTTCACACTTTTCATCTCAAGAGGGCATCACACTCCTTCACACTTTTCATCTCAAGAGGGCATCACACTCCTTCACACTATTCATCTCAAGAGGGCATCACACTCCTTCACACTTGTCATCAATGGTCTCAGAGTGTGTGACCATTATTAGGTTAACGATCTCTCAACACAAGTGTTCATTGATATTGTTCTCAGGAAAAGAATAGGCAATAAACAACACCAAAAACATGTATGGAGCCATGCTTCATTTAATAAATTAGACCACAACTTGATGACAAGTCACTTGATGTCTCCATGACTCTGAACTGTTGTCGGAACCGATCTTGTTTAACCTTGATCAGCTTTAAATGTGTGCTTTCCGTAACTTGCTTGTTATGTCATTCACACACTAGTCATGAAGTGCATTTAGTTAAACATATTTCAGGAAACAACGTGTGCTGTTTAGCTGATTTAATTCCCCATTAATACAAAAATGCACAACACTAATGATGTATATTTTTCAAAAGAGTTCACAATAAATGTTCAAATAgctttaaaacacatttaaaTAGGAAAGTTAATCATCACTCACAGTTATGTTATCAAAAATATGAAACAGTACAAAACTAAGTTGGACATGTTGGTACATTCAGTTACTATTCTCTGCATGCAACACTGGAATGGCACAGAAAGAAGCATCATTTCCAATAGGTGATTAAGCCAGTGCATTATTGTCTGTCTGCATTAAGTTGTGCGCATCATTTAACAGAAAAAAAGACATATATCAAAGACTGATATCTGAATATATTGAGAAGATCAAATAAAATGGACCACTGTGTAAAAATGTCATTCTTAAATTCATTGAATTCAAAAAGCATAAAGATAATGCTGTGTTGAAGGCAAGTAGGTGTATATGGTCCCCTTAGAATATGATCATAGTACAATCACGTTACAGATTCATAAAGTGCATCTTAAAATGTCCAAATGGGTCCATTTTGTAAAATCTTCTGTGTGCAGAAGCCCAGCCTTTGTAATCTGGCCTGTAGGCTGCATCAAGGTAAATGacctgtgtctgtctggctgtctgtgttCAGCATCTCAGACATTTGCTGTAAGTCTATATGAAAACATGTATGTTTGTTGGGAAACAGTTGATCAGAGGCACTTCTCCGATTGACAGGAGCTTAGTGTGCTGAAAGTACAGGTGACTATGTCCACTTTACTTACGTGGCTATGAAGACCTGCTGGTGAGCACATCTCCGGAAGCGCCTCGCTGCTTCCGAGCTGTGACGCGATCATGGCCGGTTTGGACACCACCGCTATCTCCGCCTCGAAACCGATCACGGTAGTCTGGTCTACACTAAACGGATGGAAGTTCGCCTGCGCCGTGTCAAGGTCCCAGGCTTGTCGCATGGTAAAGTCTGTAAACGATTTATTTTTGGTGGTAACCTGGTTCTCCGAATCGTTTCTGTAGTTGGTCGTGCGTAATGACGCGTAACTGGTCTCGTTGCTGTGTTCAAACGACGGGAGTGAATGATGATTGCTAGTGCCAACCCAGCCTAAATTACGCCCGCGGCCCGCCTTGACTTGTCCAACTGTCTTCTTTACCCTCTCACAGCCCTTGACCAACAGGTTCTTCCTACAGAGGATGTATACCCAGGGGTCCAGAATGGGGTTGAACGAGGCGAAGCGAATGGCCATCAGATCACTGCGGTAATCTGGATTCACTCCGGCACAGATGTTGGAAGGACCATACAGCTGGTTTACAAAGATGCGCACCTGTCAGATTGATATATAAAAGTTGTATATGTGGAAAAAGCAAACCAATTTTCAGCAATATACTATTAATTTGTGTCTGTGTTTTAAATTATATTTCCAATATTAGCATTTCACTTACCACCAAAGGAATGGAGCACACCAGGAAAACGATGGTCATAAATATCAGCAGCCAGAACATTTGGATCTCAGCCGCAGACGGGCAGGTGACGGAGGGCAGGAACACGCGCCGTGAGCCTACTTGCGCGGACACCTTCGCTCTCACTATCCGCGTCTTCTGGCTCATCCCCACAAGTGACCGACACACTGCGAAGTTGCACAGAACTGTCACCGCAATCAACACCAACATGAACCCGCCATACAGAAACGAGTACGAGGCAGCGAGGGGGTCCGTCGCCCTCCAGTCCAAAAAACACCAAGTGCCCGGGAAGTGGCGCACATGCTTCCCGAAACCAAAGCTGGGCATGATGCACAGCACAATGTTAGCTAGGTAGATGCCCATGAGCGCCAAACGCGCCGTCGTCCGGTCAATGTATTGGGAGTAAAGATACGCGTGGTTTATGGCCAGGTATCGTTCCACTGCCATAGCGCACAGAATGGACATTCCAGCCGAGCCGAAAAAGAGCATAGAGAACGAGAAAAAGTCACACAGTAGCTCTCCACCGGGCCACCTCTGGGCTATGTAGGTGGCGATAACCACCGGGCTGGTGAAACAGGTGCCCAACAGGTCCGTGATAGCCATTCCAACAACCAGCGTATAGAAAGTGGTCTCCTTCTGCTCTTTCTTTGAGATGCATAACACAACAATGGCAATGAGGTTCCCCATGACTCCAAAAGCGAACATAGTGGCTGAAGTGACCAGCGATTTTGATTCCAGTCGCAGTGGCGGGAAAGTGCTTTGGTTGTGGGAGACACAGAGCGGTTGAACTAGTTCTGAAATGTTCGAGCCATCGCCATAGACGGAATTATTCATAATTCCTAACTGAAACAAAATAGCTTGATAGCTTCAACTTCTTAGAAACGTTCCCACCCGAAAATGTCCAGAAGTGTCTCTTCACAAGTTATGAACACATCaaaagcaatatatatatataaaaaaacgtaGCCTACGACACCACAGAACACAAGTCTTCTACCAGCCGTTTCCAACATTTCCCACAACAATGTGCTTTGGTTTGTGTTGTTTCTACAACTGCACCTGCCGCTGCTGGTATTTAAGCTACAGGCTGCTCGCTCGCGCACAGCTACTGATGTCAATAATGTGACGTCAGGTGCACGAGGTATAGCCTACTACGATATTTCTAGTTTCAATATTGGACCCTGCACGACTTCAACACAGAAATAGACCAATTATGACAAACGTCTATCCTTGGAAAGTAAGTGCGTGACAATTTTTACAATAAACGTTCAACCGTTTGTTTTCATACATGCACTTATTCAACAGTAGACATGTAGTCGGTCTACTCAGTGCACAGCCCAGCAACAGAGCCCGGTGTTCTGAACCACATCTATGCTTTTATTCATGTTTACAGTCGGGAGTAGCCACTTTATGTCAGCTATGTAAGGTCCCCTAGCAcgtcaggaccatggacagcaacTAACCAGTCAAGACTATGCAGCTTCACTATTGATTTGAGGAAACATAGCCTTAGCCTATTTGTTGGATAGACTGACACTCAAAACTGTCACTCGATGTTGCTAGAGGAAATATTTACTGGATGTTGAAAGGTGCCACCATGGATTCCCAATCAACCAATGAGAACAATGACATTGGGCTACCAAGGTCTTAAGAGTTACATAAATTGGCTTTTAAGAATGTTGGTATGTAAATGAAATAGAGAAAGCTTGAAAGCAATCAATTTGCAGGCAGGAATTTCTTCTTCTTGAGAACATATTGCGAATGATTACAGGACTTGAACTTGTAAGATGCTGGGAACCTTTAAGTACAGATAGTCTCTCAGGGGTGGCGTTGTTGTTGTGATTCAAGAAAGGTTGGCACTAAAGAAGCACTACCATTACTTATTTTCTATTTTTGTGGCACAAAACATTTCCGGCAGTCAAAGGCCACAGCCTAGATTCAACCTAAGATACCTGTCACCTCCGACACAGCACAGTTGATGGTTATCGTGGGTTAATGCTGAAATGATTGAATCTTAGCTTCCTTGGTACAATGGGACCAATGGAATAATCAATGCCACGATCTATGCCTACCCAACACACCACTCACACTAAATCAACCTGAAACTGAAAAGCCCCAATgcagtaatgtttcttattaaCTCTTCTGATAAAACCACCACCCTTTTCCCACCTCTTCAGGTTTTTGGTGGGTCAGTTCCTGGTATTTAATTGTCAATTAGCTAACCTCTTCCACTTCAATATGAGCAGTACAACAAGACTAGAGACTCTGTTTGTTTTACTTTAACAACAAATTACCTAGTTAGCTAATAAAAGTTTACAATAGTTTTCCTATTCATATCTGGATCCTGGGACGCAGTTAGTGTTAATGCTGGGACCGCTGATATATGTCCAGGGATCCTAGCTCAAACAAGGTGGTAATACATTGGCAAagcagctagcctagctgctagCTATCAAGCTAGGCAACCTGGGCTACTATTGCTGGATACCAAGCACTCGAAGCAGTTAGCCCTTGTGGCTAGGACCGTACTTCAATTTGTCTCGTTTTTAGGACCACCGATTTCCAGAGGTTTCTACTGCTGGCGTCTCTCGTTTCACGGAGTGAATAGAGGGCTCGTCCTACTATCATTACTATCATGCCTCCGAAAAATGGCGAGGATCACATCTCTGCTGGGCAGGTACTTGAACTCTTGGAGAAGCAGAACGTTTTCTATAAGGAAATGATACTTTTGCAGGAAAATAACTTTAAAAGCTTCATACAAATGATCATGGAGTCTACCAACAAATGGCTGGACGACCTGACAGAATATGTACAAGACATTAAAACAAGCCTTCAGTTCACACCGAAGGATGTGAATGTATTGAAGACCACACAGGATACACTTTCCAGAAACTGTTCCTCTATGCGGAATGaaatcaccacagtcagggagggcctccagaacatgtctgggaaggcagaatgaaatcaccacagtcagggagggcctccagaacctgtctgggaaggcagaatgaaatcacTACAGTCAGGGAGGCCCTCCAGAACAtgtctgggaaggcagaatgaaatcaccacagtcagggagggcctccagaacatgtctgggaaggcagaatgaaatcaccacagtcagggaggccctccagaacatgtctgggaaggcagaatgaaatcaccacagtcagggaggccctccagaacatgtctgggaaggcagaatgaaatcaccacagtcagggagggcctccagaacatgtctgggaaggcagaatgaaatcaccacagtcagggagggcctccagaacatgtctgggaaggcagaatgaaatcacCACAATCAGGGAGGGCCCCCAGAACAtgtctgggaaggcagaatgaaatcacCAGTCAGGGTAGGCCCCCAGAACATGTCTGGGAAGGCTGATTATCTGGATGGACAATCGAGGAGAAATAATCTTGTAAAAGATGGTATCCAGTAGAGCCAAAGTGGGACATGGGCTGAATCAGAGGGCAAAGTTCGAAAGCTGTTTTCTGAGGAGCTACAACTGGATCAACAGGTTGAGCTGGAAAGTGCTCACCGGTCTGGGAAACCAGGGGTCACTAGTGGCGCCAATGGTGGTGCCAATGGAACCAGACCCAGGCCAATTGTAGTGACATTTCTCAGGTTCAAGGATAAGCTTTCAGTCCTTGAAAAAGCCAAACGCCTTAAAGGTTCCTTCGTCTTCATCAATGAGGATTTGTCAGATGCAGTCCGTCAAAGAAGAAAGGAACTAAAACCAGCCATGAAGGCTGCAAGAGAACGAGGTGACATAGCATATCTATGGTATGACAAACAGATTGTTCACCCTCCCTCCCATGGAGTTAGGAGGAGCGACAGACACAAGTAATTccagccttacacacacacacacacacacacacacacacacacacacacacacacacacacacacacacacacacacacacacacacacacacacacacacacacacacacacacacacacacacacacacactaactgagGAT encodes:
- the LOC109871825 gene encoding prostaglandin E2 receptor EP4 subtype-like, whose protein sequence is MNNSVYGDGSNISELVQPLCVSHNQSTFPPLRLESKSLVTSATMFAFGVMGNLIAIVVLCISKKEQKETTFYTLVVGMAITDLLGTCFTSPVVIATYIAQRWPGGELLCDFFSFSMLFFGSAGMSILCAMAVERYLAINHAYLYSQYIDRTTARLALMGIYLANIVLCIMPSFGFGKHVRHFPGTWCFLDWRATDPLAASYSFLYGGFMLVLIAVTVLCNFAVCRSLVGMSQKTRIVRAKVSAQVGSRRVFLPSVTCPSAAEIQMFWLLIFMTIVFLVCSIPLVVRIFVNQLYGPSNICAGVNPDYRSDLMAIRFASFNPILDPWVYILCRKNLLVKGCERVKKTVGQVKAGRGRNLGWVGTSNHHSLPSFEHSNETSYASLRTTNYRNDSENQVTTKNKSFTDFTMRQAWDLDTAQANFHPFSVDQTTVIGFEAEIAVVSKPAMIASQLGSSEALPEMCSPAGLHSHVSKVDIVTCTFSTLSSCQSEKCL